The Engraulis encrasicolus isolate BLACKSEA-1 chromosome 3, IST_EnEncr_1.0, whole genome shotgun sequence genome segment cctttcagggatctcttcagagtgctccagagatcatgtgtatcaagttttgtgacAATCAGAcaaaatttgaaggatgaggagccttttattgattttcaccaaatccaaaatggtggacattctattatggcggatatgatgtcatagggtacGTTGGATTCGTCTTAGTCCAAGGATTTTATCAGTACTACCAGattaaaaattgagcatgcggttcaaacgttacaggcagaaatgtagctaaaactttgaccagctggtggcgctagagagtttgagctagcgacctgaatttgtTTAGGCCgtctttgattggctgtcacggacGAACGATAACacatgtcaaaaattgagggaggagtagcatttttattgattttcacaaaattcaaaatggcgggaagactatccaggcggaaaatgacgtcatagagtgcgttgggttcatctcggcccaaggattcctgggatttttttaaaattggcccagcggttcaaaagttacaagcagaaatgtacttgcaactttggcctgctggtggcgcaaGAGGGTTGGGGCTGGGTACCTAAATATTGCTATGGGGCATGCTGAGCGGGCCTTGAacctgtgtgccaattttcagcattttcctgtgtacggttctatgggctccCATAGACATCCCTAAGGAAAGGAAACATGAATAATAATCGTAAGAAAACGTACAAACACTATAAGGTGCCAGgaagcttcgctgcttggcccctaataaaatgttaaaaaaaaacctataaaATACATGTACCCTACATTTACAAAATGTGTACATGTTTAGTTATCAAATATGGTTCTGGGGGAAATGtgttacaaataaaataaaataaaaacccagAAAAGCCGTAAATAATGATACTTCAAAAATGTCATTGTGAGTGTTTGCCAACGTTCAGAAGGATTTTGACTCGTACTTGTCTGAGAATAGATTCAGCTTTTGCTCCTTCTTCTTGGATTTGAACTCCGCTTGAATCTCCAGAAAGGTTTTGTTTTTGGTCTCTGGTACCATGAAGAATGTGTAGATGGACACAATGACACAGACAGCCAAGAACACTAGAAAACAGTACTGCTCGAGCCCACTCTGTatgaagaaatgagaggagagcatGAATTCAGTATAAATGCACAGGACACTTTAAATACTGAAATATGAAATCATATTACTGGTAGGTTTGTTATGTGGCTTGTTTGAGAAACAATTTCACTAAGACGATGTGTTTTCAAAACAGTCAGTGTCAGTCAGTATTCCATGACATGTGAATGGATCCGCTATTAGGAAAAACTTACTTTGAgccatcatgcatgcatgcatagcaTTCTTGTTCTACTGTAATATACAGTATTGCTACTTCACAAGCAACTAAATTCTTCCCAATGGAATTGCACTTCCATGTACAATATTTGATCAAAAAGTCTCAAAAAACCGTTGTTATCCCTATTGCACTAGGGACTTGTACTAATTTCAATTTATTaatttagggggatagcccctgtACGTCTTTGTTGGGTAAATGTTGAAGTTGTAattctccctccactgtcagcctctagccagcaaggccactgacacccccccccatcccccaccaccatatctgcgactgaacattccacctgcactactatacttgtgactgaactttcaacctgcactaactcaaaacatgcacacacacacacacacacacacacacacacacacacacacacacacacacacacacacacacacacacacacacacacacacacacacacacacacacacacacacacacacacacacacacacacacaagcacactgcactttctgcactaagcccaaacatacacacactgacacacactgacacacacacacacacacacagacacacgaacacacacacagacgcacaccgcaccttctacctgcactaaacacatacacacacatacatacacacacacacacacacacacacacacacacacacacacacacacacacactgctgctggtgtacttgacagacctttttaatatttatttttcttcaaaatgctactattaccatgtcagaacgctataaaggactttttaggaaaagcacaaaagcacaacaatacctcttaatgtatgtcctctacaagtcttctgttgtccagtcttgcactttaaatgtctgtatgagcactgtctatgtccatactgtcttaagtccatgtataaagGATATATAAAGGATGTATaaaggatatctcgttttcgagggggtccccactTGTGGGTCCGTCACTTGTGACGGTTGCACTTACTACAACAAATGGGAAAGCGATGGATATGATGAAGAAACTGATCCAGTTGACTGATAGGCCAATCATACACGCCGCCGGCCTCACCATTTGGGTAAAGAGCTCAGAGTTCAGAGTACCAGTCACACCACCTGCAGGACAAGAaggaaagtcaagtcaagtcaagtaggttttattgtcaatttctttacatgcactggtcatacaaagaatttgaaattacatttcttgctttcccatacagacatagactaatctaggtaaggacatagacagtatagacatagacagtacttatacatggacttaagacagtatggacatagacagtgctcatacagacatttaaagtgcaagactggacaacagaagacttgtagaggacatacattaagaggtattgttgtgcttttgtgcttttcctaaaaagtcctttatagcgttctgacatggtaatagtagcattttgaagaaaaataaatattaaaaaggtctgtcaagtacaccagcagcagtgtgtgtgtgtgtgtgtgtgtgtgtgtgtgtgtgtgtgtgtgtgtgtgtgtatgtatgtgtgtgtatgtgtttagtgcaggtagaaggtgcggtgtgcgtctgtgtgtgtgttcgtgtgtctgtgtgtgtgtgtgtgtgtgtcagtgtgtgtcagtgtgtgtatgtttgggtttagtgcagaaagtgcagtgtgcttgtgtgtgtgtgtgtgtgtgtgtgtgtgtgtgtgtgtgtgtgtgtgtgtgtgtgtgtgtgtgtgtgtgtgtgtgtgtgtgtgtgtgtgtgtgtgtgtgtgtgtgtgtgtgtgtgtgtgtgtgtgtgtgcatgttttgagttagtgcaggttgaaagttcagtcacaagtatagtagtgcaggtggaatgttcagtcgcagatatggtggtgggggatgggggggggtgtcagtggccttgctggctagaggctgacagtggagggagaatTACAACTTCAACATTTACCCAACAAAGACGTACAGTACAGCATAACGTTCATTATTCCTAACTGCTAAATCAagtctttgtgtgtttttcttttgtttcagacatgtagaaGCTTTATTAGACGTTAACATTATTAGACGGTGTAACttcagtcttcatcagagggtcacatgaatGTTGATACATGCCGTACTTCGGAAGTTACATGGCGTACTTCAGATGTTACACTTTCGAAATGTAACCAAGTGGAACTTTAGATGTTAATTTTCCTAAATTAATAACATCAATATTGAtaattgtaattgcacgactacgccactgggggaattccGCCACCCAGAATATAGACACAAACCATTGATAAAAtcaaaggcacaacaggttcgtgtAGATACGGCCAGAGACTCGTTTCCCCTTTTGAAATAAAAATACTTTATTTATACAtagcaataaaataaaataaaatgacaagACACTTCAAACTGACCGCACTGCCTAAATTAAAACAAGGGTGGAGAAGTAGGCTATAGATCGGCTGCTTtgaataggcctattacaaaCGGCGTTCAGGGCAGGTTAATATAACTAGCTAGATGTATATTTATTTAAATGCACACACcacggcaagcaagtgattcaatcagtgaGGATATACACTACAAGCGCCAGTCAACATCATCACTAGTTCTACACCGGTGAGTTAATTCCATAGGTTGCACTTACAACTACTTGTGCAGGAGGCTACAAGATACACGAACGATGCCACACAGGAATTTGCCCTACGCAGTTTATACTGACAGCCATAGACAATAAGGAAGGAGGCGGCCAGCCTgacacaaacagaaagaaaacaaacaaacaaaacggaAAAGAAAGCTAAAATTACTACAAAAGGACAAAACAGCAGTGAACATTCGATGCCCAAGACCCTCGACGGCACTCTCCACGCAACTGGACAGCGTGTGAAGGGTTACACAAACAGTCCGGGCACCAAGGTCTCCATCCAACCCAAAATAGACAGAGGGGATGTTCAACCACAGTGCAGTCCAGGTGCCACAGGACCGGCACCCACAACCACAGCACGGGGTACCCAACAGCAACCACACCCGGACGCCGGGAAAGCTCCAAATCGCCCACCGTTTCGGGtgtttttataaaaaaaatatgtcCTTGCTGCCACTAACTAGCAAGCCATTCAGCGGCTGCTATCGTCTCGTGACGTCTTTAAACGACGGCAAGACAGAGGGACACACCTTGCCCTGCGTACAGGCACTTCAACCCGTTACAGAAACATTTCAGGTAAAACTATGTCAGACAAAACTATTTCCCCTCCACCCCGTTTCCGGAACGAGAGCGTGTGGACGCTGGCGCGTTTTAGCTGCCGCTGCTCGCTTTCTTCCACTCTTTTCAACCACAACAAACTACCCCACTAAAATTTTGGACCCGCGTCCAAACGTAATTGACGACCCttggtttaaaggtacactgtgcaggaaatggtcaaaaaaggtactatgctgctcattgaaactgtcgcctattgccaaatttgaccttttcatgaaagtttactaactaTACTAATATTTTcaggtatggcccaagtacagtcatttttgcagtttaaaatggctatttctggaaattcaaaatggcggaccatggagaagatcccccttgaaaagtatttttttttccagtcataatgaatatttagaatttgatggtggtggtaaatattcatgaaaagggtaacattagtgaatgggcagcatgaatactggaaataaacaactaaacatctcacacagtgtccctttaaggagttggactgcagatcagagggtggttgcaggttcaaatcccacctgacctctacacctccatgcatggctgaagtgccctaaccccacactgctccagggactgtaaccaataccctgcgaacaactaagtcactttggattaaagcatcagctaaatgtaatgtaatgtatttcaaTACTGACCTGGTCCCAAGCCAAAGCTGAGGATGAATGCAAAGACACAGGCCATGCTGAGATATGGCACCCATGGACTGGCCTCCTGAGAAGGGGAAAGTTGAAGGATACGTTAGTCCTGTGTTGAGAGCTTTTTGAGGCCCTCGGTACGCTTGCTACGAGCCGTAAATTAAGTGCgccaccgcgagcaaccgactgcacgtacttgctttaaaagcagtggatgaacacacaaaatactggcggtgtcatccagggggcagagagagcgcagcattgcgatgcggaaattgggaacacagactgtaaggaaaacaaaacaaaaagaaggacTAGGAATGACAAGGAGACAATACTGCTAATGCTCCCACATTTGCACGCTcccttttcaaagtgcaacaaggaagtatgatcgcaaatgtttgtCATTTTGGACAAGTATGGATGCAGTTTCTAGTGTGCGGGCACTAGTATGTGTATCCGAGGCAAGCGAGGCTAGTAGGCAAGCGAGCccgatctcacgcctttcgtaaagtcttcacgaaaaaaatagagtaattttcgtggtgcattcacgttattgcccgcctttcgtaaagtcttcacgaaaataatagattcattttcacgctgcctattcacttgaattgccccactgctgctatggttatccaaacgtctgcaggggcggggagggggtgctgacagaacactgctgatacactcgggactcactaattcgacgccctttcggtacttacgccttatgtcccctaaacctaaacctaaacctaaacctaaccctaaccctaaccttaaccctacttaaccctaaacctaaccctaaccttaaccctaaccttgaccctaaacctaaccctaaattgcttgtttgaaatgttcgattaccatgtgacggtaggaaagggcatcaaactagtgggtcgctaggcaacagtcgggcaattcaagtgaataggcagcgtgaaaattaatctattttcgtgaagactttacgaaaggcgggcaataacgtgaatgcaccacgaaaattactctatttttttcgtgaatacttcacgaaatgagtgagatacggttgggcaAGCGTACCGCGCCTTActccttttctgagttgtctgtaaTGCGATAGAGCAATTGTCACTGAAATTTTTACGTTTGCTGTTGTCTTCGTTACTTAATTTGGATTTGCCTCAGCTTGGTTTAGAATGGCAAGCCTTCAAAACCagcctttttttaaaatgtgcaaaTCACCAAGAGGTTAAAGGTGTTCACCGGTAGCCTATTCATCAAGAACCATAACAACTTCCATCGTGTGTTCTTCGTTGTGCATCGATTTTGGAATTTACAAGTGTTTCTTTGATTTACAACAAGCCAAATAGAACATGATATAAGCCATATTTCACTACTTTTTATGGAGTACCAGTAACTTGGTCTGTTGCCCATTAAGAAAAAAAGTTAAGGGTGGTCATAGGGACAGGGTTTAAAATGCTCAAAGCTAGCCATTCTGAAAAAGGCTGAGACCAATCCAACTGAGCCACATAAAGAAGAAAACAGGAAACTAAAACATTTGATAGCTAGTTTGGAACCACTCTACTGCTTTGCATTAATAGAGTacaactgcattacattacattacaacttcTTTACTTCTCAACTTAATTAATAGAAGTATTTAATTAATAAACTGCATTATGAAGCGAATTGTGTTTCATTTACAGAAGGAGAAAATTacttacagagaaagagagagtcagggtTAAACCCAAACACCAGACACTCATTAACGAGTATCCTCCAATGATGAGGACTTTCCTGCCCAAAGACTCAACCAAGAAGCCCtggagaacagaaaagaaaagatgacAACAGATGATGCTGATGTCAATGTATTTCAATCATTTACCTGTTAACTGTTTTAGTGGCAGGCTAGCTATGAAAGGCCATTCACTAGTGCTAGGCCAGCCTTGCAAAAGCGACCTCTGCAATTACAGGACTACATGGAATCTTAAAATAAACGTGTCTCAACACATCTCCAACACTCTGGAATTTTGGACATAGGACCCAATTTCATAGTGTGCCAGAGTGTCACTTTAACATACAGTAGTCTGATAAACTCAATTGTGCCGCATCCCAACACAGTAATAATTGCATAGAACTAACTTttctatgtgtgaatgtgttatcATTGGACCTAATGTTCTTATATGGGTATTTTGCTTTCCCTATGATAAACTTACTGACACAGTTACTCTTTGCCATCAGCACAACCATTAATGTAATAGCATGCAGCCATGCAAGAATGGACTTACACTGATGACAGCAGTGAAAAATTCACTTAGTCCAGAGCCAAGCGTTACATACAGAATCTTATCCTCCGGAATGCCTGCTTCCGTAAACACGTAGGATGCATAGAAATAGATCTGAGAAACGAAATCAGAGCATACAGAGCAGGGGGTGATGGTTTAGTAAAGGAACACAGCATTGTCTATGATACCGTAGGCCTATAGgaatttgacttcattcattGTATGGTTTTTGCAGATACAAAACATTGGAAGTTATTGAGATAAATCCAGCAAAAGATTATACAAAATCTAATTTTAACCATGAATTCAAATTCTATGTCTAATGTCCAAAAAAGCCATTACAGTACAAATATCGTTTTCTCATAAAACACAATAGACAATCATTTAAGTCCTACTGCATTGATGCCGTTGAGCTGAAGGAACAGTTGTAATATGATGACGCTGACAAGTTGCCAGCGGAGGCTCTTATCCATGAACACTTCCCAGGGGTTTTTGGGCTTCACTCCCTCAGCCTCAAGTCTCTCCTGCTCCATGTCCGCCTTCTCGACCAGATATTCAGCTTCGCCGTGAAGGTGTTTCAGCGCTGACGAGGTGATAAGATAGCAGGCAATTCTGCGGTCAACATTTGCTTTTGACTCATTCAAATCATTAAAtattaccagggctctaaattaactttattttcATCACCAGCTGAAAATGGCTGATAGATTTaatctcactaatgggtcaaagtgtctagtaagctggtcttttctattagccaaactgaaattcgttggctggtgttaatttaaagccttgAATATCACACTGTGGGCGAAATTTTGAAAGAGGTTTGAAGAATGAATACTTGGAAATTACAGTAGTTGATCATTAAATGTTACATTGTGAGAGAGAATAGACTCTGAATACCTTTGTCACATGCAGTCTCATCACCCCTGTCGATCAGTAGGTATCGTGGACTCTCAGGGCAACAGGGTAGGGTGAGGAGCTGCAGTATTGCTGGGATGGCGGTGGTCTCCAACAACAGGGCCCACCACTCCTCTCTGCCCAACAACTCTCTGGAAGATATCAGGCAGGACAGACGGTCATGTAAAACACTTGGAGATGCGATGATGTGTCCTCAGTATTGTTAGAtggatgcggtgtgtgtgtgtgtgtgtgtgtgtgtgtgtgtgtgtgtgtgtgtgtgtgtgtgtgtgtgtgtgtgtgagtgtgtgcgtgcgatagagagagagagagagagagagagggagagaaagagagagaaagggtgcatGTATCACTTGTCGTGTGTTTGGCACCCCCTAGAGAAATCTAAAATAGACTGTGGGCTTTCAAactgaaagacaggcagacagacagacaatacccAGACAAACCCATTCCAGCGGGCCAGGTAACTACGAACAAACAAATGTAGgctatgaaagcccattgggaaactacaactctcatagtcattgtgacacagcactccacagcacacaagtaaacactgcacacaacaaaattgcatttatgcctcacccgtgcaagggggcagccctcaatggtgccccaagggagcagtgcggcgggacggtaccatgctcagggtacctcagtcatggaggaggatggaggagagcactgactaattactgcccccaccaacctggcgggtcaggagatgaaccggcaacctttgggctacaagtctgacaccctaaccgcttacccatgattgcccatGCTGCCCATGCCTATGCTGTATACGTTCATCAACTCTTTAAATTTCATCCTCCTAGATACGTCTCTGCAAGTGTAATCAAATATTCTACAAATAATTATCATTAATGAATGTAAACATGAACACTGCAAACAAGCCAGCGAGCCAGTGAGCCAACA includes the following:
- the LOC134446214 gene encoding solute carrier family 2, facilitated glucose transporter member 11-like isoform X2, with the protein product MKRNILQYVMTFINQTWTERYESAISEELLTLFWSIIVSIFTLGGLVGSWVGGTLAIKYGRKGAMLINNIFALLAAAFVGISYFSRLFELLIVSRLLSGINGGVSMCVQTIYLTEIAPRALRGALGTSTSISLTLGIFIAQVVGLQELLGREEWWALLLETTAIPAILQLLTLPCCPESPRYLLIDRGDETACDKALKHLHGEAEYLVEKADMEQERLEAEGVKPKNPWEVFMDKSLRWQLVSVIILQLFLQLNGINAIYFYASYVFTEAGIPEDKILYVTLGSGLSEFFTAVISGFLVESLGRKVLIIGGYSLMSVWCLGLTLTLSFSEASPWVPYLSMACVFAFILSFGLGPGGVTGTLNSELFTQMVRPAACMIGLSVNWISFFIISIAFPFVVSGLEQYCFLVFLAVCVIVSIYTFFMVPETKNKTFLEIQAEFKSKKKEQKLNLFSDKDVYGSP
- the LOC134446214 gene encoding solute carrier family 2, facilitated glucose transporter member 11-like isoform X1, giving the protein MKRNILQIPRLSLLLTACATCIGGAFQYGYNISIVNSPSKYVMTFINQTWTERYESAISEELLTLFWSIIVSIFTLGGLVGSWVGGTLAIKYGRKGAMLINNIFALLAAAFVGISYFSRLFELLIVSRLLSGINGGVSMCVQTIYLTEIAPRALRGALGTSTSISLTLGIFIAQVVGLQELLGREEWWALLLETTAIPAILQLLTLPCCPESPRYLLIDRGDETACDKALKHLHGEAEYLVEKADMEQERLEAEGVKPKNPWEVFMDKSLRWQLVSVIILQLFLQLNGINAIYFYASYVFTEAGIPEDKILYVTLGSGLSEFFTAVISGFLVESLGRKVLIIGGYSLMSVWCLGLTLTLSFSEASPWVPYLSMACVFAFILSFGLGPGGVTGTLNSELFTQMVRPAACMIGLSVNWISFFIISIAFPFVVSGLEQYCFLVFLAVCVIVSIYTFFMVPETKNKTFLEIQAEFKSKKKEQKLNLFSDKDVYGSP